From one Planococcus citri chromosome 3, ihPlaCitr1.1, whole genome shotgun sequence genomic stretch:
- the LOC135839153 gene encoding uncharacterized protein LOC135839153 codes for MASFENDLYATCRQSHIHPIINSSPENLKKTFSAEDLDTRVFVIRNDQEDTLTIKKQNVRCPIAEIIEISVSSLDLPASLSRHIMEAEIQRVELYIREYLLAIFTADRLSPCKRCLIPKETPNIQDLSSRIAVEVEGLTEFLFEQMETLYRPIPPAPPTPIQRPNLIANIRRAFSENDLIRPPAVFSFEHVESQPEPVVSNSSEPSIDLTRDEEPINISDSGSDDVFKTNLDVLNQTNRSLAITSFENDTRITHSTEYENLSVSLTRLPAPLKSALKSPDEGLPPAKKLSYTEEDSTGEKKTVGFRFPEPKTYQLQQPKPSEDDPSVDSILATLRQNSLMADLNLRDLIPPQNRPSTLPIGENDSSSTSTSTDVTAATLSSTFAPSATATQSTDAMQVDNVTDNNAEKSVPPAPLADEKEPAAQAAAAAVPVAPVVLPPPQPTYVTAKFPRLNYAEIDGIQTFCPELIDDDEILECRLQPYVPEEWPNTYQPYVFQWDPTDRDFEHLAIDLWEALIRGTYVHYKIVVPRFEYYDKRQSFEWPRIDIEAVTWRNHLNLVRSTYRDEVYPREHVFRPRWSYQNQTNMKHLVTVLGKIANDYVEIIIDPTLQVSLINTAALEFFDKNVSFDFEFLRHPKVIYVPWKDEFRLVVRRKVNVPLKLTPGIDRNKNDVHWFPCYVANFKTTKKVEAHHGTVILGVRDIGPLIKSYDPVAVSINLRGPPGIPYSRTVRCKEKVPRVRMIGLLRSLRAMDRFRVRDNFYPVEEYLIKKKK; via the exons ATGGCTTCCTTTGAG AATGATTTGTACGCGACCTGTCGCCAGAGCCATATACACCCGATCATTAACTCGAGTCCTGAgaatttaaagaaaacattCTCAGCTGAAGATCTCGACACTCGAGTATTTGTAATCCGAAACGATCAGGAAGATACTCTTACGATCAAGAAACAAAACGTCAGATGTCCAATCGCTGAGATCATCGAGATTTCCGTTTCCTCACTCGATCTACCTGCGTCTTTATCTCGACACATCATGGAAGCTGAAATTCAACGTGTAGAGTTGTATATACGAGAGTATCTTCTAGCCATCTTTACCGCCGATCGCCTATCGCCTTGCAAAAGGTGCCTCATTCCAAAGGAGACGCCGAATATTCAAGATTTATCCTCCCGCATCGCCGTCGAAGTCGAAGGCCTAACAGAGTTTTTATTCGAGCAGATGGAGACCCTCTATCGACCAATACCACCCGCTCCTCCTACACCGATTCAACGACCGAATTTAATCGCCAATATTCGTCGAGCATTCTCCGAGAATGATTTGATTCGTCCACCTGCTGTTTTCTCCTTCGAGCACGTTGAGAGTCAACCAGAGCCTGTTGTATCGAACTCGAGTGAACCGTCGATTGACTTGACACGGGATGAAGAACCGATTAACATCTCTGATAGCGGTAGTGACGATGTTTTCAAAACGAATCTTGATGTGCTGAATCAAACGAATCGCTCGCTCGCAATCACCTCTTTTGAGAATGATACTCGAATAACTCATTCTACAGAATACGAAAATCTATCAGTGTCGCTTACTCGATTACCAGCTCCTCTCAAGAGTGCACTGAAGAGCCCCGACGAAGGTTTACCACCGGCGAAAAAACTAAGTTACACCGAAGAAGACAGTACCGGTGAAAAGAAAACCGTTGGTTTTCGGTTTCCTGAGCCAAAAACGTATCAACTTCAACAACCGAAACCTAGCGAAGATGATCCATCAGTAGATAGCATTTTGGCAACTCTCCGTCAGAACTCTCTTATGGCCGATCTCAACCTACGCGATCTGATTCCACCGCAGAACCGACCATCAACACTACCGATTGGCGAAAATGACTCGAGTTCTACGTCGACTTCAACTGACGTCACCGCTGCCACTTTAAGTTCAACGTTTGCTCCATCAGCAACGGCAACTCAATCCACCGACGCGATGCAGGTTGATAATGTTACCGATAATAACGCCGAAAAATCCGTCCCACCAGCTCCATTAGCTGATGAAAAAGAACCAGCTGCTCAAGCCGCCGCTGCTGCTGTTCCCGTCGCTCCCGTTGTTCTTCCACCACCACAACCAACATACGTAACGGCAAAGTTCCCTCGATTAAATTACGCTGAAATCGACGGTATTCAGACGTTTTGTCCTGAATTGATAGACGATGATGAGATCCTCGAATGTCGCCTTCAACCGTATGTTCCTGAAGAATGGCCTAATACTTACCAACCGTACGTATTCCAATGGGATCCAACCGATCGAGATTTCGAACATCTTGCCATCGATCTTTGGGAAGCATTGATACGTGGAACATACGTCCATTACAAAATCGTTGTTCCAAGATTCGAGTATTACGATAAAAGGCAATCATTCGAATGGCCAAGAATCGATATTGAGGCGGTTACTTGGCGAAATCATCTGAACTTGGTCCGCTCAACTTATCGTGACGAGGTTTATCCACGTGAGCACGTTTTTCGTCCCAGATGGTCATACCAAAATCAGACCAACATGAAACACCTCGTCACCGTTCTTGGAAAAATCGCCAACGATTATGTCGAGATAATCATTGACCCGACACTCCAGGTGTCTCTGATTAACACCGCCGCACTCGAGTTTTTCGATAAGAACGTGTCATTCGATTTTGAGTTCCTTCGTCATCCTAAGGTCATTTATGTGCCATGGAAGGATGAGTTCCGGCTAGTGGTACGACGAAAGGTAAACGTACCTTTAAAATTGACTCCCGGTATTGATCGCAACAAAAACGATGTCCATTGGTTCCCGTGTTATGTCGCTAATTTCAAGACTACGAAAAAAGTAGAAGCACACCACGGTACAGTAATCTTGGGCGTACGAGACATCGGTCCGTTGATCAAAAGTTACGATCCTGTCGCTGTTTCAATCAATCTTCGAGGACCGCCGGGAATCCCCTATTCGAGAACGGTCAGGTGTAAAGAAAAGGTGCCACGAGTTCGAATGATTGGTCTTCTCAGAAGCCTTCGAGCGATGGATCGGTTTAGAGTACGAGATAACTTCTATCCGGTAGAAGAATATcttattaaaaagaagaaataa